The window CCATGTCGGTCCGCGCGCTTTTGGATATGACCTCGACTTCAACTCGGTGTTCCAGTCATGAAACGTATTGGAATTGATGTCGGCGGAACCAATACTGACGCCGTCCTGCTCGCCGACGGCAAGGTTGTTGAGGGCGTCAAGACGGCAACGACGGCCGACGTGACGGGCGGCATTGTCGCCGCCTTTGAGGCGTTGAAGGCGGTCACCGATTTCGGATCGGGCATTGATGCCCTCATGATCGGAACCACGCATTTCGTCAACGCCGTCGTGCAGCGGCGCCATTTGACTAAGGTTGCGGCCATTCGCGTGGCGCTGCCGGCCACGGCTGCGCTGCCGCCGTTTACGGGGTGGCCCGCTGATCTCGCCGAGCTTGCCAATGGCGGTGTCTGGCAGATCGAAGGCGGCCACGACTACGATGGGCGACGTTTCATGCCGCTGGAGGTGTCGACGGCTCGCGCGATTGCACGTCAAATCCGGGAGCGGGGGCTTAAATACGTCGTCGTGACCGCGATGTTTTCACCGCTGGATGCGTCCGACGAGGAAGCCATCGCGGCGATCCTGCGGGAGGAAATTCCGGGCGTGTCAGTCACCTGTTCGCATCTTCTGGGCGGCATTGGCCTGCTTGAGCGGGAGAATGCCGCGATTTTGAATGCGTCGCTGATCGCGCTTGCCGAGGAAACTATCCGCGGCTTCGAGGCCGCCAAGCGCAAGATCGGGCTGTCAGCGCTGCTGTTCGTCACCCAGAACGACGGCACCGTCGCAGAGGCTTCCCGCGCCGCTGCGTTTCCGGTTTACAGCTTTGCTTCTGGTCCCACCAACTCGATGCGCGGGGCCGCCTATCTCTCCGGAATCGAAGAAGCGATCGTGGTCGACGTTGGCGGCACCACCGCGGATTTCGGCCATCTTCGGCAAGGTTTTCCGCGCGAGGCAAACGCGGTCGTGCATGTTGGCGGCGTCAGAACCCTGTTCCGGATGCCCGACCTGATTTCCATTGGGCTCGGCGGCGGCAGCCGCGTCGATCTGGCGAACACCACCATCGGTCCGGGCAGCGTCGGCTACCGCCTGAAGGAACAGGCGCTGGTCTTCGGTGGCGACACCCTGACGATGACGGATATCGGGGTGGCTGCCGGATTGATCGATATCGGAGATCGCAAGCGCGTGGCCGGTCTGCGCGCTGGCGATGTCGATGCCGTTCTTCAACGTGCCAAGGAGATGATCGAAGAAAATGTCGACCGCGTGAAGGCCGACGCTGGCGATGTGACATTGATGGCAGTGGGCGGAGGCGCGTTCCTGGTGCCCGAAAGCCTGCAGGGTGTCGCCTGCGTGAAGCGGGTCGATCATGGCGGCTGCGCCAACGCGGTAGGAGCAGCCATCGCGCAGGTCAGCGGCGAAGTCGATCAGGTGTTCCAGGGTTCGACGCGCAACGAGGCGATCGCGGTCGCGCGCAAGCTGGCCGACGGCCGCGCTATCGAGGCAGGGGCGGGACCCGAAACGCTGATCATGGTCGAGGCGGAAGACACCCCGATCGCCTATTTGCCAGGAAATGCCATGCGCGTCAGGGTCAAGGTGGTCGGCGACATCAAGTCGAAGACGCCGGCCGAAACGCTATCAGGATAGGAGAGAAGTTGTCATGCCAGTTCGCTTTCTGATCAGTACGCTCAAGCCCGGCGTCGATCCGGCAGAGTACGAAGCTTGGGTGCGCGATCGTGACTACGCCCTGGTGCGCAGCCTTCCGAACTACACCAGCTACAAGGTGCATCGCATCCGAAGCCCGATCCAGGGCGCTCAGGAATCGGGCTGGCAATATATCGAACGGATCGAGGTCAAGAGTCTCGATCAGCACGACAAGGACCTGGCCTCTCCAGCCGGGATCCAGCTGCGCGAAGAACTCTATGGCAGGTTTCTCGATCGTTCGAAGAACATCTACTTTGCTAGCGACGAGATCGAATAGGCAGATCGACGTCAGCAAGTCTACGCCAAGTATTGAATTCGAAAGGGATCTGGAATGTCGATTGATCTGCTGATTCTTGGTAACGCCCCTATTGAACGCATGCTCGAGCGGGTGAAACTCGCCGAGGACAACGGTTACGATACGGTCTGGCTTGCCGACGAAAGATTCTATCGCGAGGTCTATTCCTGCCTGACCTATTTCGCCCAGCGAACGTCAAGGGTGAAGGTCGGGCCGTGCGTCACCGATCCGTATGCGAGACATCCGGCGCTGACCGCCATGGCCATCG is drawn from Nitrobacteraceae bacterium AZCC 2146 and contains these coding sequences:
- a CDS encoding N-methylhydantoinase A/oxoprolinase/acetone carboxylase beta subunit (product_source=COG0145; cog=COG0145; pfam=PF01968,PF05378; superfamily=53067), whose translation is MKRIGIDVGGTNTDAVLLADGKVVEGVKTATTADVTGGIVAAFEALKAVTDFGSGIDALMIGTTHFVNAVVQRRHLTKVAAIRVALPATAALPPFTGWPADLAELANGGVWQIEGGHDYDGRRFMPLEVSTARAIARQIRERGLKYVVVTAMFSPLDASDEEAIAAILREEIPGVSVTCSHLLGGIGLLERENAAILNASLIALAEETIRGFEAAKRKIGLSALLFVTQNDGTVAEASRAAAFPVYSFASGPTNSMRGAAYLSGIEEAIVVDVGGTTADFGHLRQGFPREANAVVHVGGVRTLFRMPDLISIGLGGGSRVDLANTTIGPGSVGYRLKEQALVFGGDTLTMTDIGVAAGLIDIGDRKRVAGLRAGDVDAVLQRAKEMIEENVDRVKADAGDVTLMAVGGGAFLVPESLQGVACVKRVDHGGCANAVGAAIAQVSGEVDQVFQGSTRNEAIAVARKLADGRAIEAGAGPETLIMVEAEDTPIAYLPGNAMRVRVKVVGDIKSKTPAETLSG
- a CDS encoding hypothetical protein (product_source=Hypo-rule applied; pfam=PF11639; superfamily=54909), whose translation is MPVRFLISTLKPGVDPAEYEAWVRDRDYALVRSLPNYTSYKVHRIRSPIQGAQESGWQYIERIEVKSLDQHDKDLASPAGIQLREELYGRFLDRSKNIYFASDEIE